A window from Pseudomonas campi encodes these proteins:
- a CDS encoding L,D-transpeptidase, with product MCPLDFLHISIADQCLYGFADGRLVLRLAVSTALNGAGERSGSNCTPRGRHQVRAKIGEDLPLGAVLRGRRWTGEVWSSELHQQFPGRDWILTRILWLSGCEPGINRLGAVDTFRRYIYLHGTPDTEPLGVPLSHGCVRLRNADLLQLFPRVPLHCAVLIDEAPCPAWAAADLV from the coding sequence ATGTGCCCGCTCGATTTCCTGCATATTTCCATTGCTGATCAATGCCTGTACGGCTTCGCCGACGGGCGATTGGTGCTGCGCCTGGCCGTCTCCACGGCTCTGAATGGGGCGGGGGAGCGCAGTGGTTCTAACTGCACGCCACGCGGCCGTCATCAGGTGCGGGCGAAGATCGGCGAGGACTTGCCGCTCGGTGCGGTTTTGCGCGGGCGGCGCTGGACCGGTGAGGTCTGGTCCAGTGAGTTGCACCAGCAGTTTCCCGGTCGCGACTGGATCCTTACCCGCATTCTCTGGCTCAGTGGTTGCGAACCGGGCATCAACCGCCTGGGCGCCGTCGATACCTTTCGCCGCTACATCTACCTGCACGGCACGCCGGACACCGAGCCGCTGGGTGTGCCGCTGTCCCATGGCTGCGTGCGCCTGCGCAACGCCGACCTGCTGCAACTTTTCCCCCGTGTGCCGCTGCACTGCGCGGTACTGATCGATGAGGCGCCGTGTCCCGCATGGGCAGCCGCCGATCTCGTTTAA
- a CDS encoding S-methyl-5'-thioinosine phosphorylase codes for MTVYAIIGGTGLTQLEGLTLSEELSLDTPYGAPSAAIQRGEYAGREVLFLARHGHPHRIPPHQVNYRANLWALQQAGAEAIIAVNAVGGIHAAMGSGHLCVAHQIIDYTWGREHTYFAGDIEHVTHIDFSYPYDEPLRGKLIAALQALGHAYSSHGVYGATQGPRLESVAEIARMERDGCDIVGMTGMPEAALARELELPYACLALVVNPAAGKSSGIITMAEIEQALADGIGKVKAVLARVLSE; via the coding sequence ATGACTGTCTACGCCATTATCGGCGGCACCGGCCTGACCCAACTGGAAGGCCTGACCCTGAGCGAAGAGCTGTCGCTCGATACGCCCTACGGCGCCCCTTCGGCTGCGATCCAGCGCGGCGAATATGCCGGGCGCGAGGTGTTGTTTCTCGCCCGCCATGGCCATCCGCACCGTATTCCGCCGCATCAGGTGAACTACCGCGCCAACCTCTGGGCACTGCAGCAGGCCGGTGCCGAGGCGATCATCGCGGTCAACGCGGTCGGTGGCATTCATGCCGCCATGGGCAGTGGTCACCTCTGTGTGGCGCACCAGATCATCGATTACACCTGGGGCCGCGAGCACACCTATTTCGCCGGCGACATTGAGCACGTCACCCATATCGATTTCAGCTACCCCTATGACGAACCGCTGCGCGGCAAGCTGATCGCCGCCCTGCAGGCGCTGGGCCATGCATACAGCAGTCACGGCGTGTACGGCGCCACCCAGGGCCCGCGCCTGGAAAGCGTGGCGGAAATCGCCCGCATGGAGCGCGACGGCTGCGATATCGTCGGCATGACCGGCATGCCCGAGGCAGCCCTGGCCCGTGAGCTGGAGCTGCCCTATGCCTGCCTGGCGTTGGTGGTCAACCCGGCGGCCGGCAAGTCCAGCGGCATCATCACCATGGCTGAGATCGAGCAGGCCCTGGCCGACGGCATCGGCAAGGTCAAGGCAGTGCTGGCGCGGGTGCTGAGCGAGTAG
- a CDS encoding amino acid permease: MAVQQSTASSAKGLGLMACTALVVGNMIGSGIFLLPASLAAYGPISLAGWLLTSCGALVLAILFGRLSQLVHKTGGPYAYTEAGYGEFAGFLIAWGYWITLWTGNAAVAVALAGYVGYLFPLIGDSSTYSLLTALAAIWLLTLINVRGVKEAGAVQVLTTVLKLVPLLLIGVLGWWWVEPDHFAVLNRSGQSDLAAISAAAAVTLWAFLGLESATVPAGEVVEPAKTIPRATLFGVLLAASVYMAVSAVAMGVLPAEQLAASSAPLADVARSMWGELGGVLVAVGAVIATFGTLNGFTLLTGQVPYGAALDRVFPPSLGRLSRFGTPANALVFSNVLASILVVMNFAHGLVGAFNAIIMLAVMASLVPYAFCALAELMIRLKGKEGLQGAALFKVSLLGGLGFLYSGWAIYGAGADTVYLGTLLLIAGIPVHVWIKWRNDRADRRGASA, translated from the coding sequence ATGGCTGTCCAGCAATCCACTGCTTCTTCCGCCAAGGGCCTCGGCCTGATGGCCTGCACCGCCTTGGTGGTGGGCAACATGATCGGCTCGGGGATTTTCCTGCTGCCGGCCTCGCTGGCGGCTTACGGTCCCATCTCCCTTGCTGGCTGGCTGCTGACCTCTTGTGGCGCGCTGGTGCTGGCGATCCTGTTCGGGCGGTTGTCGCAGCTGGTGCACAAGACGGGGGGACCCTACGCCTATACCGAGGCCGGTTATGGCGAATTCGCCGGCTTCCTGATTGCCTGGGGCTACTGGATCACCCTCTGGACCGGCAATGCCGCGGTGGCGGTGGCGCTGGCCGGCTATGTCGGCTACCTGTTTCCGCTGATTGGTGATTCGTCGACCTACAGTCTGTTGACGGCATTGGCGGCCATCTGGTTGCTGACACTGATCAATGTGCGCGGGGTGAAAGAGGCGGGGGCCGTGCAGGTGCTGACCACGGTCCTCAAGCTGGTGCCGCTGCTGCTGATCGGCGTGCTGGGCTGGTGGTGGGTGGAGCCGGATCACTTCGCCGTGCTCAATCGCTCGGGTCAATCCGACCTGGCGGCGATTTCCGCTGCCGCGGCGGTGACCCTGTGGGCCTTCCTCGGCCTGGAGTCAGCCACGGTACCGGCTGGCGAGGTCGTTGAGCCGGCCAAAACCATCCCGCGCGCCACCCTGTTCGGCGTGCTGCTGGCGGCCAGTGTATACATGGCCGTGTCGGCGGTGGCCATGGGGGTGCTGCCGGCCGAGCAGCTGGCGGCTTCCAGCGCACCGCTGGCGGATGTGGCGCGCTCGATGTGGGGCGAGCTCGGTGGCGTGCTGGTGGCTGTCGGGGCGGTGATCGCCACCTTCGGCACCCTCAACGGCTTTACCCTGCTGACCGGTCAGGTGCCCTATGGCGCGGCATTGGATCGGGTTTTTCCGCCTAGCCTGGGGCGGTTGTCGCGCTTCGGTACGCCGGCCAATGCGCTGGTGTTTTCCAATGTGCTGGCCTCGATTCTGGTAGTGATGAACTTCGCCCACGGCCTGGTCGGTGCGTTCAATGCCATTATCATGCTGGCCGTCATGGCCAGCCTGGTGCCGTATGCCTTCTGTGCACTGGCCGAATTGATGATTCGTCTCAAGGGCAAGGAGGGCCTGCAGGGGGCCGCCTTGTTCAAGGTCAGCCTGCTCGGTGGGCTGGGTTTTCTCTACAGCGGCTGGGCCATCTACGGAGCGGGTGCCGACACGGTCTATCTGGGCACTCTGTTGCTGATTGCCGGCATCCCGGTGCATGTCTGGATCAAGTGGCGCAACGATCGCGCCGACCGTCGTGGGGCCTCTGCTTGA
- a CDS encoding CsiV family protein, which produces MRAFRHFTLLLCLLAPSAFADALYQIEVIVFRQAGQPVVASQPAPDDWATGAQSIAGNERGIALEDVAAKLNPGSGYQVLLHKAWAQTLGAIPGKSALSTGNEQFGHYPVEGTIALTLLERLVDIDADIWVNQFDADALLTGSERIKQRTRLKNGELTYLDHGSLGMLVKVTPQ; this is translated from the coding sequence ATGCGCGCATTCCGCCACTTCACCCTGCTGCTCTGCCTGCTGGCACCGTCGGCTTTCGCCGATGCGCTGTACCAGATCGAGGTCATCGTGTTCCGCCAGGCCGGCCAGCCGGTGGTCGCCAGCCAGCCGGCACCAGACGACTGGGCCACAGGCGCCCAATCGATTGCCGGCAACGAGCGCGGCATTGCCCTGGAAGACGTAGCGGCCAAGCTCAACCCGGGCAGCGGCTATCAGGTGCTGCTGCACAAGGCCTGGGCCCAGACCCTCGGCGCGATCCCAGGCAAGTCGGCACTGAGCACCGGCAACGAGCAGTTCGGCCACTACCCGGTGGAAGGCACCATCGCCCTCACCCTGCTGGAGCGCCTGGTCGATATCGACGCCGACATCTGGGTCAACCAGTTCGACGCCGACGCCCTGCTGACCGGTAGCGAGCGCATCAAACAGCGCACTCGTCTGAAGAACGGCGAGCTGACCTACCTGGATCACGGCAGCCTGGGCATGCTGGTGAAAGTCACGCCACAGTAA
- the nagZ gene encoding beta-N-acetylhexosaminidase, with amino-acid sequence MLDVHGTWLTAEDRQILRQPQVGGLILFARNIEDPRQVRELSAAIRAVRPDLLLAVDQEGGRVQRLRQGFVRLPAMRALADNANAEYLAEQCGWLMATEVLAVGLDLSFAPVLDLDYQRSAVVGSRSFEGNPELATTLAGAFIRGMAAAGMAATGKHFPGHGWAEADSHVAIPVDERSLDEIRGNDLIPFLRLSQQLAAVMPAHVIYPQVDSQPAGFSRRWLQDILRGELGFQGVIFSDDLSMAGAHVVGDAASRIEAALSAGCDMGLVCNDRGAAELALSALQRMQVQPPKGLARMRGQGFASTEYRQQPRWLAAVAALRAAQLID; translated from the coding sequence ATGCTGGACGTGCATGGCACCTGGCTGACCGCCGAGGACCGGCAGATCCTGCGCCAGCCTCAAGTGGGTGGGCTGATCCTGTTCGCCCGCAATATCGAAGACCCGCGCCAGGTGCGCGAGCTGAGTGCGGCGATCCGCGCCGTACGCCCGGATCTGTTGCTGGCGGTAGACCAGGAAGGCGGTCGCGTGCAGCGCTTGCGCCAGGGCTTCGTGCGCCTGCCGGCGATGCGTGCGCTGGCTGATAATGCCAACGCCGAATACCTGGCCGAGCAATGCGGCTGGCTGATGGCCACGGAAGTGCTGGCGGTCGGTCTCGACTTGAGCTTCGCCCCGGTGCTGGATCTCGATTACCAGCGCAGCGCGGTGGTGGGTAGCCGCAGCTTCGAGGGTAATCCCGAGCTGGCGACTACGCTGGCCGGTGCCTTCATCCGTGGCATGGCGGCGGCAGGCATGGCCGCTACCGGCAAACACTTCCCCGGCCATGGCTGGGCCGAGGCTGACTCCCATGTGGCCATTCCGGTGGACGAGCGCAGTCTGGACGAGATTCGTGGCAACGACCTGATCCCCTTCCTGCGTCTCAGCCAGCAGCTGGCGGCGGTGATGCCGGCCCATGTCATCTATCCGCAGGTCGACAGCCAACCGGCCGGGTTCTCGCGGCGCTGGCTGCAGGACATCCTGCGTGGCGAGCTGGGCTTCCAGGGCGTGATCTTCAGCGACGACCTGTCCATGGCTGGCGCCCATGTGGTCGGCGACGCGGCCAGCCGCATCGAGGCGGCGCTGAGTGCCGGCTGCGACATGGGCCTGGTGTGCAACGACCGCGGCGCCGCCGAGCTGGCCCTCAGCGCCCTGCAGCGCATGCAAGTGCAGCCGCCCAAGGGCCTGGCGCGCATGCGCGGGCAGGGCTTTGCCAGTACCGAATACCGCCAGCAGCCGCGCTGGCTGGCTGCTGTGGCTGCACTGCGCGCCGCGCAACTGATCGATTAA
- the mfd gene encoding transcription-repair coupling factor yields the protein MSVLRLPKLPAATGKQHWGNLPGAALSLAIAEAASAAKRFTLLLTADSQSAERLQEELAFFAPELPVLHFPDWETLPYDVFSPHQDIISQRIAALYRLPQLKHGVLVVPISTALHRLAPTRFLLGSGLVLDVGQKLDVEEMRARLEAAGYRCVDTVYEHGEFAVRGALIDLFPMGSDTPFRIDLFDDEIETLRTFDPETQRSVDKVESIRLLPAREFPLDKKSVTDFRGRFRERFDVDFRRCPIYQDLSTGITPAGIEYYLPLFFEDNATLFDYLPADTQVFSLPGIEKAAEQFWNDARNRYEERKVDPERPLLPPADLFLPVDDCFGRLKNWPRVVADQADIETGVGRERFDARALPDLAIQAKASEPLAALRRFIEEYPGRVLFCAESAGRREVLLELLARLKLKPVEVAGWPEFAESKSRLGICIAPLDEGLLLDNIALIAESPLFGQRVMQRRRREKSRDGGDNVIKNLTELREGSPVVHIDHGVGRYLGLITLEIEGQAAEFLALMYAEEAKLYVPVASLHLIARYTGSDDALAPLHRLGSETWQKAKRKAAEQVRDVAAELLDIYARRAAREGYAFADPTVDYATFSAGFPFEETPDQQTAIEAVREDMLAAKSMDRLVCGDVGFGKTEVAMRAAFIAVHGGKQVAVLVPTTLLAQQHYNSFRDRFADWPVKVEVMSRFKSAKEVGEAVQQLAEGKVDIVIGTHKLLQEDVKFSNLGLVIIDEEHRFGVRQKEQLKALRSEVDILTLTATPIPRTLNMAVAGMRDLSIIATPPARRLSVRTFVMEQNNPTIKEALLRELLRGGQVYYLHNDVKTIEKCAADLAELVPEARIGIGHGQMRERELEQVMGDFYHKRFNVLIASTIIETGIDVPSANTIIIERADKFGLAQLHQLRGRVGRSHHQAYAYLLTPPRKQMTDDAQKRLEAISGAQDLGAGFLLATHDLEIRGAGELLGDGQSGQIQAVGFTLYMEMLERAVKAIRKGEQPNLDQPLGGGPEINLRVPALIPEDYLPDVHARLILYKRIANAADEDGLKELQVEMIDRFGLLPEPTKNLVRITLLKLQAEKLGIKKIDAGPQGGRIEFAATTCVDPLTLIKLIQSQPKRYKFEGATMFKFQVPMERPEERFNTLEALLERLESV from the coding sequence GTGTCCGTCCTGCGCCTACCGAAACTACCCGCCGCCACTGGCAAGCAACACTGGGGCAACCTGCCCGGTGCTGCGCTGTCGCTGGCGATTGCCGAAGCCGCCAGCGCCGCCAAGCGCTTCACCCTGCTGCTGACTGCCGACAGCCAGAGCGCCGAGCGCCTGCAGGAAGAGCTGGCGTTTTTCGCCCCGGAACTACCGGTACTGCACTTTCCCGACTGGGAAACCCTGCCTTACGACGTGTTTTCGCCGCACCAGGACATCATTTCCCAGCGCATCGCCGCGCTCTACCGCCTGCCGCAGCTCAAGCACGGCGTGCTGGTGGTGCCGATAAGTACCGCCCTGCACCGCCTGGCGCCGACGCGCTTCCTGCTCGGCTCGGGCCTGGTGCTGGATGTCGGCCAGAAGCTGGATGTCGAGGAAATGCGCGCACGCCTGGAAGCCGCCGGCTACCGCTGCGTGGATACCGTCTATGAACATGGCGAATTCGCCGTGCGCGGCGCGCTGATCGACCTGTTCCCGATGGGCAGCGACACGCCATTTCGCATCGACCTGTTCGACGACGAGATCGAGACCCTGCGCACCTTCGACCCGGAAACCCAGCGTTCGGTGGACAAGGTCGAGTCGATCCGACTGCTGCCGGCGCGCGAGTTCCCGCTGGACAAGAAATCCGTCACCGACTTCCGCGGCCGCTTCCGCGAGCGTTTCGACGTGGATTTCCGCCGTTGCCCGATCTATCAGGACCTCTCCACCGGCATCACCCCAGCCGGCATCGAGTACTACCTGCCGCTGTTCTTCGAGGACAACGCCACCCTGTTCGACTACCTGCCGGCCGACACCCAGGTGTTTTCCCTGCCGGGCATCGAGAAGGCCGCCGAGCAGTTCTGGAACGACGCACGCAACCGCTATGAAGAGCGCAAGGTCGACCCCGAGCGCCCGCTGCTGCCGCCGGCCGATCTGTTCCTGCCGGTGGACGACTGCTTCGGCCGCCTGAAGAACTGGCCACGGGTGGTCGCCGACCAGGCCGATATCGAAACCGGCGTCGGCCGCGAGCGCTTCGACGCGCGCGCCCTGCCCGACCTGGCGATCCAGGCCAAGGCCAGCGAGCCGCTGGCGGCGCTACGGCGTTTTATCGAGGAATACCCGGGCCGCGTGCTGTTCTGCGCCGAATCGGCGGGCCGCCGCGAAGTGCTGCTGGAACTGCTCGCCCGCCTCAAGCTGAAACCCGTGGAAGTCGCTGGCTGGCCGGAGTTCGCCGAGAGCAAGTCGCGCCTGGGCATCTGCATCGCCCCGCTGGATGAAGGCCTGCTGCTCGACAATATCGCCCTGATCGCCGAGAGCCCGCTGTTCGGCCAGCGCGTGATGCAGCGCCGCCGCCGCGAGAAGTCGCGCGATGGCGGCGACAACGTGATCAAGAACCTCACCGAGCTGCGCGAAGGCTCGCCGGTGGTGCACATCGACCATGGCGTTGGCCGCTATCTGGGGCTGATCACTCTGGAAATCGAAGGCCAGGCCGCCGAATTCCTCGCCCTGATGTACGCCGAAGAAGCCAAGCTCTATGTGCCGGTGGCCAGCCTGCACCTGATCGCCCGCTACACCGGCAGCGACGACGCCCTGGCGCCGCTGCACCGCTTAGGCTCGGAAACCTGGCAGAAGGCCAAGCGCAAGGCCGCCGAACAGGTGCGCGATGTCGCCGCCGAGCTGCTCGACATCTACGCCCGCCGCGCCGCCCGCGAAGGCTATGCCTTTGCCGACCCTACTGTGGATTACGCCACCTTCAGCGCCGGCTTCCCCTTCGAGGAAACCCCGGATCAGCAGACCGCCATCGAGGCGGTGCGCGAGGACATGCTTGCCGCCAAATCCATGGACCGCCTGGTCTGCGGCGATGTCGGCTTCGGCAAGACCGAAGTGGCGATGCGCGCGGCCTTTATCGCCGTGCATGGCGGCAAGCAGGTGGCGGTGCTGGTGCCCACTACCTTGCTCGCCCAGCAGCACTACAACAGCTTCCGCGACCGCTTCGCCGACTGGCCGGTCAAGGTCGAGGTGATGAGCCGCTTCAAGAGCGCCAAGGAAGTCGGCGAGGCCGTCCAGCAACTGGCCGAAGGCAAGGTGGATATCGTTATCGGCACCCACAAGCTGCTGCAGGAAGACGTCAAGTTCAGCAACCTGGGCCTGGTGATCATCGACGAAGAGCATCGTTTCGGCGTGCGCCAGAAGGAACAGCTCAAGGCCCTGCGCAGCGAGGTGGATATCCTCACCCTCACCGCCACGCCTATTCCGCGCACCCTGAATATGGCGGTGGCCGGCATGCGCGACCTGTCGATCATCGCCACCCCGCCGGCGCGGCGCCTGTCGGTGCGCACCTTCGTCATGGAACAGAACAACCCGACCATCAAGGAAGCGCTGCTGCGCGAGCTGCTGCGCGGTGGCCAGGTGTACTACCTGCACAACGATGTGAAGACCATCGAGAAATGCGCCGCCGACCTCGCAGAACTGGTGCCCGAGGCGCGCATCGGCATCGGCCATGGGCAGATGCGCGAGCGCGAGCTGGAACAGGTGATGGGCGACTTCTACCACAAGCGTTTCAACGTGCTGATCGCCTCGACCATTATCGAGACCGGCATCGACGTGCCCAGCGCCAACACCATCATCATCGAGCGCGCCGACAAGTTCGGCCTGGCCCAGCTGCACCAACTGCGCGGCCGCGTCGGCCGTAGCCACCACCAGGCCTACGCTTACCTGTTGACGCCACCACGCAAGCAGATGACTGATGATGCGCAGAAGCGCCTGGAAGCCATCTCCGGTGCCCAGGACCTCGGCGCCGGTTTCCTCCTGGCCACCCATGACCTGGAAATCCGCGGCGCCGGCGAACTGCTCGGCGACGGCCAGAGCGGGCAGATCCAGGCGGTCGGTTTCACCCTCTATATGGAAATGCTCGAGCGCGCGGTAAAGGCCATCCGCAAGGGCGAGCAGCCCAACCTCGACCAGCCGCTGGGTGGCGGCCCGGAGATCAACCTGCGAGTGCCGGCGCTGATCCCCGAGGACTATCTGCCGGATGTGCACGCGCGGCTGATTCTCTACAAGCGCATCGCCAACGCCGCCGACGAGGATGGCCTGAAAGAGCTGCAAGTGGAGATGATCGACCGCTTCGGCCTGCTGCCGGAGCCGACCAAAAATCTGGTACGCATCACCCTGCTCAAGCTGCAGGCGGAAAAGCTCGGGATCAAGAAGATCGACGCCGGCCCGCAAGGCGGACGCATCGAGTTCGCCGCCACCACCTGCGTCGATCCGCTGACGCTGATCAAGCTGATCCAGAGCCAACCCAAGCGCTACAAGTTCGAAGGCGCCACCATGTTCAAGTTCCAGGTGCCGATGGAGCGCCCGGAAGAACGATTCAATACCCTCGAGGCCCTGCTCGAGCGCTTGGAATCTGTTTAG